The Winogradskyella schleiferi genome contains the following window.
GAAATCGGAAATGCAATGCCTTTAAGTGAAATACCTTTAGGTACAATTATTTCTTGTATAGAGTTGCGTCCTGGTCAAGGTGCTGTAATGGCGCGTAGTGCAGGTGCATTTGCTCAATTAATGGCAAGAGGTGATAAGTTCGCATCTATCAAGTTGCCTTCAGGTGAAACTAGATTGATCCTTATTACTTGTATGGCTACAATAGGAGCAGTTTCAAATTCAGATCATCAATTACTAGTATCTGGTAAAGCAGGTAGAAGTAGATGGTTAGGAAGACGTCCAAGAGTAAGACCAGTGGTAATGAACCCAGTCGATCACCCAATGGGTGGTGGTGAAGGTAAATCTTCAGGTGGTCATCCAAGAAATAGAAACGGTATTCCTGCTAAAGGATTTAGAACACGTTCTAAGACGAAGGCGAGTAATAAGTATATTGTAGAACGTAGAAAGAAATAATTAAGATAGTATGGCACGTTCATTAAAAAAAGGACCTTATATCCACTATAAATTAGAAAAGAAAGTTGCAGAAAATGTAGCTTCAAACAAAAAGACAGTTATTAAAACTTGGTCTAGAGCTTCAATGATTTCTCCGGATTTCGTTGGACAAACGATTGCAGTTCATAATGGTCGTCAATTTGTTCCTGTTTTCGTTACAGAAAACATGGTAGGACATAAGTTAGGAGAATTTTCACCAACACGATCGTTTAGAGGTCATGCAGGTGCTAAGAATAAAGGTAAAAAATAAGAATCATGGGAAGTCGTAAAAAACAAATGGCGGAAGCTATTAAGGCCGAGAAAAAGCAGGTTGCTTTTGCTAAGCTAAATAACTGTCCTACATCACCAAGAAAAATGCGTTTAGTTGCGGATTTGGTAAGAGGTGAAAAGGCAGAGAAAGCTCTTCAGATTCTTAGATTTAGTCCTAAAGAAGCGTCTCGTCGTTTAGAGAAGTTGGTCATGTCTGCAATTGCAAACTGGCAAGCTAAAAACGAAGATGCTGACGTTGAGGAGGCTAAATTGTTTATCAAGGAAATTAGAGTAGATGGTGGTTCTATGTTAAAGAGATTGCGTCCAGCACCTCAAGGTAGAGCACACAGAATTAGAAAAAGATCTAATCACGTAACCGTGGTTGTAGATGCAATAAATAAAACACAAAGCTAAGATAGAGATATGGGACAAAAGACAAATCCAATCGGAAATCGCTTAGGAATTATCAGAGGATGGGAATCTAACTGGTACGGAGGAAACGATTATGGTGATAAACTTGCCGAAGACGATAAGATTAGAAAGTATATTCATGCTCGTCTATCTAAAGCTAGTGTAAGTAGAGTAATTATTGAGCGTACGCTTAAACTTGTAACCGTTACTATCACTACTGCCAGACCTGGTATTATTATCGGAAAAGGTGGCCAAGAGGTAGATAAGTTAAAAGAAGAGCTTAAGAAGATTACTGGTAAAGAAGTTCAATTGAACATCTTTGAAATCAAAAGACCTGAACTAGATGCATTTTTAGTAGCAGCAAGTGTGGCTCGTCAAATTGAAAGTAGAATTTCTTACAGACGTGCTATAAAAATGGCGATTGCCGCTGCCATGCGTATGAATGCTGAAGGAATAAAAATTCAAATTAGTGGTCGTTTAAATGGTGCTGAAATGGCACGTCAAGAACACTATAAAGAAGGACGTATTCCTTTATCTACTTTTAGAGCTGATATTGATTATGCTCTTGTAGAAGCACATACTACTTATGGTAGATTGGGCATCAAAGTTTGGATTATGAAAGGCGAAGTATATGGAAAAAGAGAATTATCTCCATTAGTTGGCTTATCTAAACAAAAAGGTAAAGGTGGACGTGGTGGAAATAAGAACCAATCTCGTCGTAGAAAGTAATTTTTTAAAGAAAAGACAAAATGTTACAGCCTAAAAGAACAAAATTTCGTAAGCAGCAAAAGGGACGTATGAAAGGAAATGCGGGAAGAGGTCATTTGTTATCAAATGGTACTTTCGGTATTAAATCATTAGAGTCAACTTTTATAACTGCACGTCAAATAGAAGCAGCGCGTATTGCCGCTACTCGTTACATGAAAAGAGAAGGATCGTTATGGATAAAAATATTTCCGGACAAGCCTATCACAAAGAAACCTCTTGAAGTACGTATGGGTAAAGGTAAAGGTGGTGTCGAATATTGGGCAGCCGTTGTAAAACCAGGACGTATGTTATTTGAAATAAGTGGTGTGCCATTAGAAACTGCTCAAGAAGCACTTCGATTAGCAGCACAGAAACTTCCTGTAAAAACTAAGTTTATCATAGCTAGAGATTACGAAGCTTAATAGAAAGATATTATGAAGCAATCAGAAATTAAACAGCTTTCAACAGCTGAGTTACAAGAGAAACTTAGTGAATCTAAAAAGAGTTATACGGACCTAAAAATGGCTCATACTATATCTCCTTTGGATAACCCAATTCAGTTACGAGTTGCACGTCGCACAGTAGCTAGAGTGGCAACAGAATTAACTAAAAGAGACGTACAATAATTGTATTCTGCTGAAAGATGGAAAAAAGAAACTTAAGAAAAGAACGTATAGGGGTCGTAACGAGTAACAAAATGGAAAAATCCATTGTTGTTTCTGAAGTTAAGAAGGTAAAACACCCTATGTATGGAAAATTCGTGTTAAAGACAAAGAAATATGTCGCGCACGATGAGACAAACGACTGCAACGAAGGCGATACTGTAAAGATCATGGAAACACGACCTTTAAGTAAATCTAAATGTTGGAGATTAGTAGAAATAATTGAAAGAGCGAAGTAATTATGTTACAACAAGAATCAAGATTAAAAGTAGCTGATAATACTGGTGCAAAGGAAGTTTTAACTATCCGTGTACTAGGAGGAACTAAAAGAAGATATGCTTCTGTAGGAGACAAAATTGTAGTATCTGTTAAAGATGCCACTCCAAACGGACAAATCAAAAAAGGTGCTGTATCTACAGCAGTTGTGGTTCGTACAGCTAAAGAAGTAAGACGTCCAGATGGCTCTTACATTAGATTTGACGACAACGCATGTGTACTTTTAAATCCTCAAGGGGAAATGAGAGGAACTCGTGTTTTTGGTCCTGTAGCTAGAGAACTTCGTGATAAACAATTCATGAAAATTGTATCATTGGCACCAGAAGTGCTTTAATTGATAAATAAGATGACAAAGCTAAAAATAAAATCAGGAGATACTGTACAAGTGATTGCTGGAGACCATAAAGGTTCAGAAGGTAAGGTGCTTAAAGTATTAATGGATAAGAATAAAGCCATAGTAGAAGGCGTGAACATGGTTAAGAAACATACTAAGCCAAGTGCACAAAGTCCTCAAGGTGGCATCGTAGAGAAAGAAGCATCAATTCATATATCTAACTTATCATTGTTAACTTCAAAAGGAGAAGCAACAAGAGTTGGTTATAGAATGGATGGAGAAAGTAAAGTGAGATTTTCTAAAAAATCTAATGAAGTAATTTAATTATGGCTTA
Protein-coding sequences here:
- the rpsQ gene encoding 30S ribosomal protein S17; protein product: MEKRNLRKERIGVVTSNKMEKSIVVSEVKKVKHPMYGKFVLKTKKYVAHDETNDCNEGDTVKIMETRPLSKSKCWRLVEIIERAK
- the rplV gene encoding 50S ribosomal protein L22; translated protein: MGSRKKQMAEAIKAEKKQVAFAKLNNCPTSPRKMRLVADLVRGEKAEKALQILRFSPKEASRRLEKLVMSAIANWQAKNEDADVEEAKLFIKEIRVDGGSMLKRLRPAPQGRAHRIRKRSNHVTVVVDAINKTQS
- the rplX gene encoding 50S ribosomal protein L24, producing the protein MTKLKIKSGDTVQVIAGDHKGSEGKVLKVLMDKNKAIVEGVNMVKKHTKPSAQSPQGGIVEKEASIHISNLSLLTSKGEATRVGYRMDGESKVRFSKKSNEVI
- the rpmC gene encoding 50S ribosomal protein L29 codes for the protein MKQSEIKQLSTAELQEKLSESKKSYTDLKMAHTISPLDNPIQLRVARRTVARVATELTKRDVQ
- the rplP gene encoding 50S ribosomal protein L16, whose amino-acid sequence is MLQPKRTKFRKQQKGRMKGNAGRGHLLSNGTFGIKSLESTFITARQIEAARIAATRYMKREGSLWIKIFPDKPITKKPLEVRMGKGKGGVEYWAAVVKPGRMLFEISGVPLETAQEALRLAAQKLPVKTKFIIARDYEA
- the rpsS gene encoding 30S ribosomal protein S19 — its product is MARSLKKGPYIHYKLEKKVAENVASNKKTVIKTWSRASMISPDFVGQTIAVHNGRQFVPVFVTENMVGHKLGEFSPTRSFRGHAGAKNKGKK
- the rplB gene encoding 50S ribosomal protein L2 produces the protein MSVRKLKPITSGQRFRVVNGFDAITTDKPEKSLLAPKKRSGGRNNRGKMTIRQVGGGHKKRYRIIDFKRNKAGIPAEVKSIEYDPNRTAFIALLNYQDGEKRYVIAQNGLQVGQNIVSSETGVAPEIGNAMPLSEIPLGTIISCIELRPGQGAVMARSAGAFAQLMARGDKFASIKLPSGETRLILITCMATIGAVSNSDHQLLVSGKAGRSRWLGRRPRVRPVVMNPVDHPMGGGEGKSSGGHPRNRNGIPAKGFRTRSKTKASNKYIVERRKK
- the rpsC gene encoding 30S ribosomal protein S3 — encoded protein: MGQKTNPIGNRLGIIRGWESNWYGGNDYGDKLAEDDKIRKYIHARLSKASVSRVIIERTLKLVTVTITTARPGIIIGKGGQEVDKLKEELKKITGKEVQLNIFEIKRPELDAFLVAASVARQIESRISYRRAIKMAIAAAMRMNAEGIKIQISGRLNGAEMARQEHYKEGRIPLSTFRADIDYALVEAHTTYGRLGIKVWIMKGEVYGKRELSPLVGLSKQKGKGGRGGNKNQSRRRK
- the rplN gene encoding 50S ribosomal protein L14, with amino-acid sequence MLQQESRLKVADNTGAKEVLTIRVLGGTKRRYASVGDKIVVSVKDATPNGQIKKGAVSTAVVVRTAKEVRRPDGSYIRFDDNACVLLNPQGEMRGTRVFGPVARELRDKQFMKIVSLAPEVL